One genomic segment of Caldimonas brevitalea includes these proteins:
- a CDS encoding TonB-dependent receptor, with the protein MRQAAPSCLFNQALPTVTLLFIALPAAAQVSSAIVRGTVAQASGPVAGATITARNTATGQTLRTTSRSDGGYVLTGLPPGTYRIEVQAAGLPASTREVTLRVGQTLALDLAPGTPTVALQTVTVTGTRGVESKSSEVGAYVSPRQMERLPQVTRNFLAFADLAPGVSFATEADGSTRLQGGAQNINGVNVFIDGVSQKNYVTRGGISGQDSSRGNPFPQSAISEYKVLTQNYKAEFDEVTSAAITAVTKSGTNELQGDVFFDHTRGSWRASTPAEAKAGEKVDSRQNQYGASLGGPIVKDRLHYFIAYEGKDNRDPQTVVPGAGRSAEDIPAAYRHLLGPVSVPFKEDLLFLKLDAALNDAQQLEFTLKYRDERETTNLKDQSTEPWSTQKDNDETRIALKHQYNADTWVNEARITYERTDWNPRPTTLGPGLRFTTGLTDAEKEVLNVGGGQDYQRKAQKGYAVQDDFTFTDLQWRGRHVVKMGVKVKSVEVDAVERLPYNPQYYIDITSGNPDPYKLRVGTALEGVGDGSAHSRNTQIGLYVQDDWEVNRHLTLNLGLRYDYERSPAYLDHETPSDVIAALNEQDPNAPAGQTYAQTLTNGGIDINDYISTGRNRKAFAKAWQPRLGFAYDLKADQHSVVYGGYGRSYDRNIFDWLQLEHTKGTFPTREFLFPDGTWKPEYYTPEGLVGLLGPASNTQGREVVLINNKLKLPFSDQFSLGLRQVVGNWNTDVGLSHVRSKNGFAFLLGNRRPDGSFFAPGTTWGPPFGNGVPGYGSLILGTSGLETRTNSLFLQAQKPYTPTSGWGVTLAYTYANAKENRQFGEHYSLDYPSLADYGWKQSSAVPKHRLVVAALQDLPWGLEGSLRLSYASGRPQYYTDCTAGANQCSIEQFKRGSQRQVDVALGKAFRVGAGARVRVRADVLNLFNRRNYKDYKTDGAEFGSPTGTLEGPPRTVKLSLGASW; encoded by the coding sequence GTGAGACAAGCTGCACCCAGCTGCCTTTTCAACCAGGCGCTGCCCACCGTAACCCTGCTCTTTATTGCGCTGCCCGCCGCAGCGCAAGTCAGCAGCGCCATCGTGCGAGGCACGGTGGCACAAGCGTCGGGCCCGGTGGCGGGCGCGACGATCACGGCGCGCAACACCGCGACCGGCCAGACCCTGCGCACCACCAGCCGCAGCGATGGGGGCTATGTGCTGACCGGGCTGCCCCCCGGCACCTACCGCATCGAGGTCCAGGCAGCGGGGCTTCCGGCCAGCACGCGGGAGGTGACATTGCGGGTCGGGCAGACGCTGGCACTCGACCTGGCGCCGGGGACCCCCACCGTGGCGCTGCAGACCGTGACCGTCACCGGCACACGCGGCGTCGAGAGCAAGAGCAGCGAGGTCGGCGCCTATGTCAGCCCGCGGCAGATGGAGCGGCTGCCGCAGGTGACCCGCAACTTCCTGGCCTTTGCCGACCTGGCGCCCGGCGTCAGCTTCGCGACCGAGGCCGACGGCAGCACGCGGCTGCAAGGTGGTGCCCAGAACATCAACGGCGTCAATGTGTTCATCGACGGCGTCAGCCAGAAGAACTACGTCACGCGGGGCGGCATCAGCGGGCAGGACTCGAGCCGCGGCAACCCGTTTCCGCAGTCGGCCATCAGCGAGTACAAGGTGCTGACGCAGAACTACAAGGCCGAGTTCGACGAGGTGACCAGTGCGGCCATCACCGCGGTCACCAAGTCGGGCACCAACGAGCTGCAGGGCGACGTCTTCTTCGACCACACCCGCGGCAGCTGGCGTGCGTCGACACCCGCCGAAGCCAAGGCCGGCGAGAAGGTCGACAGCCGCCAGAACCAGTACGGCGCCTCGCTGGGCGGCCCGATCGTGAAGGACCGGCTGCACTACTTCATCGCCTACGAAGGCAAGGACAATCGCGACCCGCAAACAGTGGTGCCCGGCGCCGGGCGCAGCGCCGAGGACATCCCGGCCGCCTACCGCCACCTGCTCGGCCCGGTCAGCGTGCCGTTCAAGGAAGACCTGCTGTTCCTCAAGCTCGATGCAGCACTGAACGACGCACAGCAACTCGAGTTCACGCTCAAGTACCGCGATGAACGCGAGACCACCAACCTGAAAGACCAGAGCACCGAGCCGTGGTCGACGCAGAAGGACAACGACGAGACGCGCATCGCGCTCAAGCACCAGTACAACGCCGACACCTGGGTCAACGAGGCGCGCATCACGTACGAGCGCACCGACTGGAACCCGCGGCCGACGACGCTGGGGCCGGGTCTGCGCTTCACCACCGGGCTGACCGATGCGGAGAAGGAGGTGCTCAACGTCGGCGGCGGCCAGGACTACCAGCGCAAAGCCCAGAAGGGCTATGCCGTGCAGGACGACTTCACCTTCACCGACCTGCAATGGCGCGGGCGGCACGTCGTGAAGATGGGCGTGAAGGTCAAGAGTGTCGAGGTCGACGCGGTCGAACGACTGCCCTACAACCCGCAGTACTACATCGACATCACGAGTGGCAACCCCGACCCCTACAAGCTGCGCGTGGGCACGGCGCTCGAGGGCGTGGGGGACGGCAGCGCACACTCGCGCAACACCCAGATCGGCCTGTATGTACAGGACGACTGGGAGGTCAACCGGCACCTGACGCTCAACCTCGGGCTGCGCTACGACTATGAGCGCAGCCCGGCCTACCTCGACCACGAGACGCCGTCCGACGTGATCGCGGCGCTGAACGAGCAGGACCCGAACGCGCCTGCGGGCCAGACCTACGCCCAAACGCTGACCAACGGCGGCATCGACATCAACGACTACATCAGCACCGGCCGCAACCGCAAAGCCTTTGCCAAAGCCTGGCAGCCGCGGCTCGGCTTCGCCTACGACCTCAAGGCCGACCAGCACAGCGTGGTCTACGGCGGCTATGGCCGCTCCTACGACCGCAACATCTTCGACTGGCTGCAGCTGGAGCACACCAAGGGCACCTTCCCGACGCGCGAGTTTCTGTTTCCCGACGGCACCTGGAAGCCGGAGTACTACACGCCCGAAGGCCTGGTCGGCCTGCTCGGCCCGGCCAGCAACACCCAGGGTCGCGAGGTCGTGCTGATCAACAACAAGCTCAAGCTGCCGTTCTCCGACCAGTTCAGCCTGGGGCTGCGGCAGGTGGTCGGCAACTGGAACACCGACGTCGGCCTGTCGCACGTGCGCAGCAAGAACGGCTTCGCCTTCCTGCTCGGCAACCGGCGCCCGGACGGCAGCTTCTTCGCGCCGGGCACCACATGGGGCCCGCCGTTCGGCAACGGGGTGCCCGGCTATGGCTCGTTGATCCTCGGCACCTCCGGTCTGGAGACTCGCACCAACTCCTTGTTCCTGCAGGCGCAAAAGCCGTACACGCCCACCAGCGGCTGGGGCGTCACGCTGGCCTACACCTATGCCAACGCGAAAGAAAACCGGCAGTTCGGCGAGCACTACTCGCTCGACTACCCGAGCCTGGCGGATTACGGCTGGAAGCAATCGTCGGCCGTGCCCAAGCACCGGCTGGTGGTGGCGGCCCTGCAGGACCTGCCCTGGGGGCTGGAGGGGTCGCTGCGGCTCAGCTATGCGTCGGGCCGGCCGCAGTACTACACCGACTGCACCGCGGGGGCCAACCAGTGTTCGATCGAACAGTTCAAGCGCGGCAGCCAGCGGCAGGTGGATGTCGCGCTGGGCAAGGCGTTCAGGGTGGGTGCGGGCGCGCGGGTGCGGGTGCGGGCGGACGTGCTGAACCTGTTCAATCGTCGCAACTACAAGGACTACAAGACCGACGGCGCGGAGTTCGGCAGCCCCACCGGCACACTGGAAGGGCCGCCACGCACCGTCAAGCTGTCGCTCGGCGCGAGCTGGTGA
- a CDS encoding efflux transporter outer membrane subunit codes for MPTQQTTRPAWRVPALVLALALAGCATQPAEQPPLDLPMPATFKEAETARWTVAPPADTQARGDWWQVFADPVLDDLARRAGERNTDLQLAAARLAQARALLKNTEADRALQLGLEAGASRQTDAGQGGRPVTSLTAGAGASYELDLFGRLAGASRAAGLDVQAREALLQSTRLVVQADVVGTYLGLRALDTERRLVRDTLQALRDTQRLTERRHDAGDVAELDVARAKTEVASTEAEAIALDRRRAELEHALATLVGEPASSFTLADVSDRGAASDAPPPPVPAGVPSTVLARRPDVAAALRTLMAAQERVGIAKAAWFPDLTLTASGGYASSELSDLFQWSARAWGVGALLSLPIFDGGRRDAGVRRAEAELDAALAVYRQQVLVAFREVEDQLAGLRLLAQQFEAQQRAVEAATRATGLSGSRYRNGLVSQLELLDAQRSELRNRRQAVLVRSAQQQSTVGLIRALGGGWDATPPAAPQAAHRPPQGEQPS; via the coding sequence ATGCCCACACAACAGACCACCCGGCCCGCCTGGCGAGTGCCCGCACTGGTGCTGGCGCTGGCCTTGGCCGGATGTGCCACACAACCTGCCGAGCAGCCGCCGCTCGACCTGCCGATGCCGGCCACCTTCAAGGAAGCCGAAACCGCACGCTGGACCGTCGCCCCGCCCGCCGACACGCAGGCTCGGGGCGACTGGTGGCAGGTGTTCGCCGACCCGGTGCTCGACGACCTGGCCCGGCGCGCCGGTGAGCGCAACACCGACTTGCAGCTCGCCGCCGCCCGGCTCGCACAGGCCCGCGCGCTGCTGAAGAACACCGAGGCCGACCGCGCGCTCCAACTGGGCCTGGAAGCCGGCGCGAGCCGGCAGACCGATGCAGGGCAGGGCGGGCGGCCCGTCACCAGCCTCACGGCCGGCGCTGGCGCCAGCTACGAGCTGGACCTGTTCGGCCGGCTGGCCGGTGCGAGCCGCGCGGCGGGGCTCGACGTGCAGGCACGCGAGGCCTTGCTGCAGAGCACGCGGCTGGTGGTGCAGGCCGACGTGGTCGGCACCTACCTGGGCTTGCGGGCGCTGGACACCGAACGCCGGTTGGTACGCGACACCTTGCAGGCGTTGCGCGACACGCAGCGACTCACCGAGCGCCGCCACGACGCGGGCGACGTGGCCGAGCTCGACGTCGCGCGGGCCAAGACCGAGGTCGCGTCGACCGAGGCCGAAGCCATCGCGCTCGACCGCCGCCGTGCCGAACTGGAGCACGCCCTGGCGACGCTGGTCGGCGAGCCGGCATCGTCGTTCACGCTGGCCGATGTCTCCGACCGTGGTGCTGCATCGGATGCGCCGCCGCCGCCGGTGCCGGCCGGTGTGCCGTCGACCGTGCTGGCCCGGCGCCCCGACGTGGCCGCCGCCTTGCGTACGCTGATGGCGGCGCAAGAGCGGGTGGGCATCGCCAAGGCGGCTTGGTTCCCCGACCTGACGCTGACCGCCAGTGGCGGTTATGCGTCGAGCGAGCTGTCCGACCTGTTCCAGTGGTCGGCGCGAGCCTGGGGTGTGGGCGCCTTGCTGTCGTTGCCGATCTTCGACGGCGGCCGGCGCGACGCCGGCGTGCGGCGGGCCGAGGCCGAACTCGACGCGGCGCTGGCCGTCTACCGGCAGCAGGTGCTGGTGGCGTTCCGCGAGGTCGAGGACCAACTGGCCGGCCTGCGTTTGCTGGCGCAGCAGTTCGAGGCGCAACAGCGCGCGGTGGAAGCGGCCACACGGGCAACCGGCTTGTCGGGCTCGCGCTATCGCAACGGGCTGGTCAGCCAGCTGGAGCTGCTGGACGCGCAGCGCAGCGAGCTGCGCAACCGACGCCAGGCCGTGCTGGTGCGGTCGGCGCAGCAGCAGTCGACGGTCGGGCTGATCCGGGCCTTGGGGGGCGGGTGGGACGCCACGCCTCCCGCGGCGCCGCAAGCGGCCCATCGGCCGCCGCAGGGCGAACAGCCTTCCTGA
- a CDS encoding efflux RND transporter permease subunit — protein MNLSKFFIDRPIFAGVLSLLMLIAGLISLGALPISEYPEVVPPSVVVRAQYPGANPKVIAETVATPIEEAINGVENMLYMSSQATTDGLLTLTVTFRLGTDPDKAQQLVQNRVSQAEPRLPEEVRRLGVTTVKSAPDLTMVVHLLSPNERYDMTYLRNYALLNVKDRLARVEGVGQVQAFGAGDYSMRVWLDPQKVAERRLSASDVVQAIREQNVQAAAGIVGASPSLPGVDLQLSINAQGRLQSEEEFGDIIVGSSEDGGVTRLRDVARIELGASEYALRSLLDNKPAVALPIFQAPGSNAIQISDDVRAIMAELKQDMPEGVDYQIVYDPTQFVRASIDAVVHTLLEAVALVVLVVILFLQTWRASIIPLLAVPVSIVGTFAVMHLFGFSINALSLFGLVLAIGIVVDDAIVVVENVERNIEAGLSPREATYRAMREVSGPIIAIALVLIAVFVPLAFISGLTGQFYKQFALTIAISTVISAINSLTLSPALAALLLKSHDAPKDRLTVWMDRWFGWLFRGFNRAFGRGAEAYSGGVKRAIARRALVFGVYLALVGVTFVLFRAVPGGFVPGQDKQYLVGFAQLPDGATLDRTEEVIRRMGEIALKQPGVESAIAFPGLSINGFTNSSNAGIVFVTLKPFNERRDESLSGGAIAGQLNQKFGAIEDAFIAMFPPPPVQGLGTIGGFKLQIEDKAALGYGALSEALQAFMGKAYQAPELAGMFSSFQVNVPQLYADIDRTKARQLGVAVTDVFDTMQIYLGSLYVNDFNKFGRTYSVRVQADAAFRARAEDVGHLKVRSRTGEMVPLSALLRLQPSFGPERAMRYNGFLSADVNGGAAPGYSSGQAREAVERIAQETLPKGVSYEWTELTYQEILAGNSALWVFPLAVLLVFLVLAAQYESLSLPLSIILIVPMGLLAAMTGVWLSNGDNNVFTQIGLIVLVGLSAKNAILIVEFARELELAGRTPTAAAIEASRLRLRPILMTSLAFVMGVLPLVLSTGAGAEMRQAMGVAVFAGMLGVTLFGLFLTPVFYVLLRRLTGNRPLKLHGQVPHADEIDAPTTGGGGGGAAVRPLPAAPHHTHD, from the coding sequence GTGAACCTGTCCAAGTTTTTCATCGACCGACCGATCTTCGCCGGCGTGCTGTCGCTGCTGATGCTGATCGCCGGCCTGATCTCGCTGGGCGCTCTGCCCATCTCGGAGTACCCGGAGGTGGTGCCGCCCTCGGTGGTGGTGCGCGCCCAGTACCCCGGCGCCAACCCCAAGGTCATCGCCGAAACCGTCGCCACGCCGATCGAAGAGGCGATCAACGGTGTCGAAAACATGCTCTACATGAGCAGCCAGGCCACCACCGACGGCCTGTTGACGCTGACCGTCACCTTCCGCCTCGGCACTGACCCCGACAAGGCCCAGCAGCTGGTGCAAAACCGTGTCTCGCAGGCCGAGCCACGCTTGCCCGAAGAGGTGCGGCGCCTGGGCGTGACCACCGTCAAGAGTGCGCCCGACCTGACCATGGTGGTGCATTTGCTGTCGCCCAACGAGCGCTACGACATGACGTATCTGCGCAACTATGCGCTGCTGAACGTCAAGGACCGTCTGGCGCGTGTCGAAGGCGTGGGGCAGGTGCAGGCCTTCGGCGCGGGCGACTATTCGATGCGCGTCTGGCTCGACCCGCAGAAGGTCGCCGAGCGCCGCTTGTCGGCCAGCGACGTGGTGCAGGCCATCCGCGAGCAGAACGTGCAGGCCGCCGCCGGTATCGTCGGCGCCTCACCCAGCCTGCCGGGCGTCGATCTGCAGCTGTCGATCAACGCGCAGGGGCGGCTGCAGAGCGAAGAAGAGTTCGGCGACATCATCGTCGGCAGCAGCGAGGACGGTGGCGTCACGCGGTTGCGCGACGTGGCGCGCATCGAACTGGGCGCCTCCGAATACGCCTTGCGCTCGCTGCTCGACAACAAGCCCGCCGTGGCCCTGCCGATCTTCCAGGCGCCGGGCAGCAACGCGATCCAGATCTCGGACGACGTGCGCGCCATCATGGCCGAGCTGAAGCAGGACATGCCCGAGGGCGTGGACTACCAGATCGTCTATGACCCGACGCAGTTCGTGCGCGCCTCGATCGACGCGGTGGTGCACACGCTGCTCGAAGCGGTGGCGCTGGTGGTGCTGGTGGTGATCTTGTTCCTGCAGACCTGGCGCGCCTCCATCATCCCGCTGCTGGCGGTGCCGGTGTCCATCGTGGGCACCTTCGCGGTGATGCATCTGTTCGGCTTCTCGATCAACGCGCTGAGCCTGTTCGGGTTGGTGCTGGCGATCGGCATCGTGGTCGACGACGCGATCGTGGTGGTCGAGAACGTCGAGCGCAACATCGAAGCCGGGCTGAGCCCGCGCGAGGCCACCTACCGCGCGATGCGCGAAGTGTCGGGGCCCATCATCGCGATCGCACTGGTGCTGATCGCGGTGTTCGTGCCGCTGGCCTTCATCAGTGGTTTGACCGGGCAGTTCTACAAGCAGTTCGCGCTGACGATCGCCATCTCCACCGTGATCTCGGCCATCAACTCGCTGACGTTGTCACCGGCGCTCGCGGCGCTGCTGCTGAAGTCGCACGACGCGCCGAAAGACCGGCTCACGGTGTGGATGGACCGCTGGTTCGGCTGGCTGTTCCGCGGCTTCAACCGGGCCTTCGGGCGCGGGGCCGAGGCCTACAGCGGCGGCGTCAAGCGGGCCATCGCACGGCGCGCGCTGGTGTTCGGCGTCTACCTGGCGCTGGTGGGCGTGACCTTCGTGTTGTTCCGCGCGGTGCCCGGTGGTTTCGTGCCGGGCCAGGACAAGCAATACCTGGTCGGCTTCGCGCAACTGCCCGACGGCGCGACGCTGGACCGCACCGAAGAGGTGATCCGCCGCATGGGCGAGATCGCGCTGAAGCAGCCGGGCGTCGAGAGCGCGATCGCCTTCCCGGGCCTGTCGATCAACGGTTTTACCAACAGCTCCAACGCCGGCATCGTGTTCGTCACGCTCAAGCCTTTCAACGAACGCCGCGACGAGTCGCTCAGCGGCGGCGCCATCGCGGGCCAGCTGAACCAGAAGTTCGGGGCCATCGAAGACGCCTTCATCGCGATGTTCCCGCCGCCCCCGGTGCAGGGCCTGGGCACCATCGGCGGCTTCAAGCTGCAGATCGAAGACAAGGCCGCGCTCGGCTACGGCGCGCTCAGCGAGGCCTTGCAGGCCTTCATGGGCAAGGCCTATCAGGCCCCGGAGCTGGCGGGCATGTTCTCGAGCTTCCAGGTCAACGTGCCGCAGCTGTATGCTGACATCGACCGCACCAAGGCGCGGCAGTTGGGCGTCGCCGTGACCGACGTGTTCGACACGATGCAGATCTACCTCGGCTCGCTGTACGTGAACGACTTCAACAAGTTCGGTCGCACCTATTCGGTCCGTGTGCAAGCCGATGCGGCCTTCCGGGCGCGCGCCGAAGACGTCGGTCACTTGAAGGTGCGCTCGCGCACCGGCGAGATGGTCCCGCTGTCCGCGCTGCTGCGCCTGCAGCCGAGCTTCGGTCCCGAGCGGGCGATGCGCTACAACGGTTTTCTGTCCGCCGATGTCAACGGCGGCGCGGCGCCGGGGTACTCGTCCGGCCAGGCACGCGAGGCCGTCGAGCGTATCGCGCAAGAGACGCTACCCAAGGGCGTCAGCTATGAATGGACCGAGCTGACCTACCAGGAGATCCTGGCCGGCAACTCGGCGCTGTGGGTGTTCCCGCTCGCGGTGCTGCTGGTGTTCCTGGTGCTGGCGGCGCAATACGAAAGCCTGAGCCTGCCGCTGTCCATCATCCTGATCGTGCCGATGGGCTTGCTGGCGGCGATGACCGGCGTGTGGCTGTCGAACGGCGACAACAACGTGTTCACCCAGATCGGGCTGATCGTGCTGGTGGGCCTGTCGGCCAAGAACGCGATCTTGATCGTCGAGTTCGCCCGTGAGCTGGAACTGGCCGGCCGCACGCCGACCGCCGCCGCGATCGAAGCCAGCCGGCTGCGGCTGCGGCCCATCCTGATGACCTCGCTGGCCTTCGTGATGGGGGTGCTGCCGCTGGTGCTGTCGACCGGCGCCGGCGCCGAGATGCGCCAGGCCATGGGCGTGGCGGTGTTCGCCGGCATGCTGGGTGTGACGCTGTTCGGGCTGTTCTTGACGCCGGTGTTCTATGTGCTGCTGCGCCGGCTCACCGGCAACCGGCCGCTCAAGCTGCACGGCCAGGTGCCGCACGCCGATGAGATCGATGCGCCGACGACCGGCGGCGGTGGGGGTGGGGCGGCGGTACGCCCGCTGCCGGCCGCACCGCACCACACCCATGACTGA
- a CDS encoding efflux RND transporter periplasmic adaptor subunit — MSQDFEPTKPSSRDGVAHSPLLSTGATAGPAGRRGGALWALGVALATVAAAALIVLGLASPKAQADAPPAAPAATPVSVATVVERQVASWDDFSGRLEAVERVDVRPRVAGTVQAVHFREGELVKAGDLLVSLDAAPYAAEVERQQAQVAAAEARLAHARNELERSQRLWEERAIAHRELDERVNAQREAEALLRGARAALQSARLSLGYTQVRAPVAGRVGRLEVTVGNLVAAGPGAPVLTTLVSVSPIYASFEADEQVVLRALKQLPGGAGGRAQIGRIPVRMGTADSAELPYSGKLQLIDNQVDARSGTVRVRAVFDNPEGVLMPGQFARLRMGQPAAQPAVLISERAVGTDQSKKFVLVVGDDHKASYREVTLGAQVDGLRVVSRGLKPGERIVVNGLQRVRPGAEVVPQTVEMEASRTPQTRDAAASLS, encoded by the coding sequence ATGTCCCAAGACTTTGAGCCGACCAAGCCATCCTCGCGTGACGGCGTGGCACATTCCCCCTTGTTGTCGACCGGCGCGACAGCCGGCCCTGCAGGTCGCCGCGGCGGCGCCTTGTGGGCCCTCGGTGTCGCGCTCGCCACGGTGGCGGCCGCGGCGTTGATCGTGCTGGGCCTGGCCTCGCCCAAGGCGCAGGCCGATGCACCGCCCGCCGCCCCTGCGGCCACGCCTGTCTCGGTGGCCACGGTGGTCGAACGACAGGTCGCGTCGTGGGACGACTTCTCAGGGCGACTCGAAGCGGTCGAACGTGTCGACGTGCGCCCACGTGTGGCCGGCACCGTACAAGCGGTGCACTTCCGCGAGGGCGAACTGGTCAAGGCGGGCGACCTGCTGGTGTCGCTCGATGCGGCGCCGTATGCCGCTGAGGTCGAGCGCCAGCAGGCCCAAGTGGCCGCCGCCGAAGCGCGCCTGGCGCATGCACGCAACGAACTCGAGCGTTCGCAGCGGTTGTGGGAAGAACGTGCGATCGCCCATCGTGAACTCGACGAACGTGTGAACGCGCAGCGCGAGGCCGAGGCGCTGTTGCGCGGCGCCCGCGCCGCCTTGCAGTCCGCTCGGCTCAGCCTGGGCTACACGCAAGTCCGCGCACCGGTGGCCGGCCGCGTCGGCCGGCTCGAAGTGACGGTGGGCAACCTGGTGGCGGCCGGCCCCGGTGCGCCGGTGCTGACCACCCTGGTTTCGGTGAGCCCGATCTACGCCAGCTTCGAGGCCGACGAACAAGTGGTGTTGCGTGCCTTGAAGCAACTGCCCGGCGGCGCCGGCGGGCGTGCCCAGATCGGCCGTATCCCCGTGCGCATGGGCACCGCCGACAGTGCCGAGCTGCCCTATAGCGGGAAACTGCAATTGATCGACAACCAGGTCGACGCGCGCAGCGGCACGGTCCGCGTGCGTGCCGTCTTCGACAACCCGGAGGGTGTGCTGATGCCCGGCCAGTTCGCGCGGTTGCGCATGGGCCAGCCGGCCGCACAGCCGGCCGTGTTGATCAGCGAGCGTGCGGTGGGCACCGACCAGAGCAAGAAGTTCGTGCTGGTGGTCGGTGACGACCACAAGGCCAGCTACCGCGAGGTGACGCTGGGGGCGCAGGTGGACGGCCTGCGTGTCGTGAGCCGTGGGCTCAAGCCCGGCGAGCGCATCGTCGTCAATGGGCTGCAGCGCGTGCGGCCCGGCGCGGAGGTCGTGCCGCAAACGGTCGAGATGGAAGCAAGCCGGACGCCGCAGACGCGCGACGCGGCCGCTTCGCTCTCTTGA
- a CDS encoding LysR family transcriptional regulator, whose protein sequence is MDQLAAMRAFLRVADTGSFTKAAESLQMPKPTLTKLVQNLETHLHTKLLHRTTRRVQVTSDGAAYYDRVARVLVELDDIDASMSNARACPKGRLRVEAPSSLATLVILPALSEFLQEYPSIQVDLGVSDRPVDMIGDNIDCAVRAGEVTDESMVARHIGEVHAVACATPAYLREHGTPSHPSELEDRHTMVSYFLGGGRQKEFVFAKDAERITVRGRYRAAVNDSNAYLAAGLAGLGIIQVPTFMVQQHLSSGALQPVLCQWISAPKPIYLVYPPNRHLSTRVRVFANWVTELFANHDLIQRRSTLRMGESGLTPLCELMGGLPMPHGAAASEAQVAEEVAQA, encoded by the coding sequence ATGGATCAACTCGCCGCCATGCGCGCCTTCCTGCGCGTTGCTGACACGGGCAGCTTCACGAAAGCCGCCGAGTCGCTGCAGATGCCCAAGCCCACTTTGACCAAGCTGGTGCAAAACCTCGAGACGCACCTGCACACCAAGCTGCTGCACCGGACCACCCGGCGTGTGCAGGTGACCTCCGACGGCGCTGCGTATTACGACCGCGTGGCCCGCGTGCTGGTGGAGTTGGACGACATCGACGCCAGCATGTCGAACGCCCGCGCCTGCCCCAAGGGCCGGCTGCGTGTGGAGGCGCCGAGCAGCCTCGCGACCCTGGTCATCCTGCCGGCGCTGTCCGAGTTCTTGCAGGAGTACCCGTCGATCCAAGTCGACCTCGGCGTCAGCGATCGGCCGGTGGACATGATCGGCGACAACATCGACTGTGCCGTGCGGGCTGGCGAAGTGACCGATGAGTCGATGGTGGCGCGCCACATCGGCGAGGTGCACGCGGTGGCCTGCGCGACGCCGGCCTACCTGCGCGAACATGGCACGCCGTCGCATCCGTCGGAACTTGAAGACCGCCACACGATGGTCAGCTACTTCCTCGGCGGCGGGCGCCAGAAGGAGTTCGTGTTCGCGAAGGATGCCGAGCGCATCACCGTGCGCGGCCGCTACCGCGCCGCGGTGAACGACAGCAACGCGTACCTCGCCGCCGGCCTGGCCGGCCTCGGCATCATCCAGGTGCCCACTTTCATGGTGCAGCAACATCTGAGCAGCGGCGCCTTGCAGCCGGTGCTGTGCCAGTGGATCTCGGCGCCGAAGCCGATCTATCTGGTCTACCCGCCCAACCGCCACCTCAGCACACGCGTGCGCGTGTTCGCCAACTGGGTCACCGAGTTGTTCGCCAACCACGATTTGATCCAGCGGCGGTCGACCTTGCGAATGGGCGAGAGCGGGTTGACGCCGCTGTGCGAGTTGATGGGGGGCTTGCCGATGCCGCATGGGGCGGCGGCGAGCGAGGCACAGGTGGCCGAGGAGGTGGCGCAGGCATGA
- a CDS encoding EI24 domain-containing protein, translated as MSLPKFMIFFPSSLRFGLSEAAKSFALGLRECARPRLALVSVVAALVSLLLWLTVFVTWWEELVQLALVGLVVLAVVFAPAAPLAGSVVAMGSFASVAAPVGLVAVAAGVLKYVVVAAAFAVLVLVTMRLVVEWWLMPRIQQACLERYPALRQKVDASWHGGLRNVLGAWALFLVGGTICLLIPFVGAVLLFLLANYLNARSLVNDALDGIANDVERRKAISENRVATTAVGVMVAGFTLIPFAGLLAPVLLGAAMCHLSMRTVMRVREQTGSAAAATGSASVSALRSAV; from the coding sequence GTGTCCCTACCCAAGTTCATGATCTTCTTCCCTTCTTCATTGCGTTTCGGCCTGAGCGAAGCCGCCAAATCCTTCGCCCTCGGCCTGCGCGAATGCGCACGCCCGCGACTCGCGCTGGTCTCCGTCGTCGCGGCCCTGGTGTCGCTGTTGCTGTGGCTCACCGTGTTCGTGACGTGGTGGGAAGAGTTGGTACAGCTCGCCTTGGTCGGCCTGGTCGTGCTGGCGGTCGTGTTCGCGCCCGCCGCGCCGCTGGCCGGTAGCGTGGTAGCGATGGGCAGCTTCGCGAGTGTGGCGGCGCCGGTCGGCCTCGTCGCGGTGGCGGCGGGTGTGTTGAAGTACGTCGTGGTGGCCGCCGCGTTCGCCGTGCTGGTCCTCGTCACGATGCGGCTCGTCGTCGAGTGGTGGCTGATGCCGCGCATCCAGCAAGCGTGTCTGGAGCGCTATCCGGCGCTGCGGCAGAAGGTCGACGCGAGCTGGCACGGCGGGCTGCGCAACGTGCTCGGCGCGTGGGCCCTGTTCCTGGTCGGCGGCACGATCTGCTTGCTGATCCCGTTCGTCGGCGCCGTCTTGTTGTTCCTGCTGGCCAACTACCTGAACGCCCGCAGCCTGGTCAACGATGCGCTCGATGGCATTGCCAACGATGTCGAACGTCGCAAGGCGATCTCCGAGAACCGCGTCGCCACCACGGCGGTCGGTGTGATGGTGGCCGGCTTCACGCTGATTCCGTTCGCCGGGCTGCTGGCGCCGGTGCTGCTCGGCGCGGCGATGTGCCATCTGTCGATGCGGACCGTGATGCGCGTGCGTGAGCAGACCGGCTCTGCAGCAGCTGCGACCGGCAGCGCTTCCGTCTCCGCGCTGCGCTCGGCCGTGTGA